In Alosa sapidissima isolate fAloSap1 chromosome 11, fAloSap1.pri, whole genome shotgun sequence, a single window of DNA contains:
- the n4bp1 gene encoding NEDD4-binding protein 1 isoform X2: protein MKRITELTCSEPPGNTVSPPANRQHQESLTVDEFTVPEEKQAELKCAKSRVEQVFRVDFTIIGLLDHTGAHGSQASRQIWLKLMGKRENVLKAKEYVKGLCAPELQKEERYPVDMHCIFAGARGLFLERLLRDTSAEVVLLEPGRLRVQGRAEAVVMAQSRVQQFVALFHEKRSLPGEREPSIKRAFKTFVEERTDKYAMELLVLPSALKEELLGLAQSPTLASPVGGGPTLAATAELEQDRSQASTPITELSHHIQDTSFEDRVMGQEGMAGQLTNGRPTHKRRSSESEQRNTKRQYSLERREEELGAERETERQGQGLRQREASQTRAKTPVAKMGAAVLLDPCESTPDETVSPETNLRCLVNFFRTMGYEQDVVERVVRETGQTEDTFLLLERIVEETQRDKTHQQGVASRTSRTPDPSSSSSSSSSSSSSSTMLSCVSRDKDKMLVRPMPDIKAKENIRPTGGNQGAALKKSGAAAQNDVYEVICIDDDSEGMMETTQGPKARTIARFDLSSEPKLDYLSRGGMQTMGPMRVESVTALRSSSQCPPLVPDTRPSCSYQTIAGRMPQVRAEPSASSKSAPLTGVSRFQQSLRTPYRLVLQDEPGRSDLRHVIIDGSNVAMSHGNHRIFSCRGIAIAVEHFWRRGHREITVFVPQWRQKRDPNITEQHFLSQLEDLRLLSFTPSREVCGQRISSHDDRFLLHLAEKTDGVIVTNDNLRDFVSTSEAWRRIIQDRLLPFTFVEDHFMIPDDPLGKHGPHVDVFLRKDSRPASRPQQRSDFCPTPAGHMQQSSPPQPRLASHWPHSGAPGWNPPPRSSPSTSPPPQRSASETSELKRQLYDIFPDQKPNIDRILSDHPYMRDLNALSGLLLG from the exons ATGAAGCGAATCACCGAGCTAACTTGTTCAGAGCCTCCGGGAAACACAGTGTCTCCTCCCGCTAACAGGCAACACCAAGAGTCGTTGACTGTAGACGAGTTCACCGTACCCGAGGAAAAGCAGGCTGAACTAAAGTGCGCAAAGTCCAGAGTGGAGCAGGTTTTCCGTGTAGATTTTACCATTATAGGACTCCTTGATCATACAGGAGCTCACGGAAGTCAAGCATCGAGGCAAATTTGGTTGAAGCTaatgggaaagagagaaaatgttcTGAAGGCAAAG GAGTATGTGAAGGGTCTGTGTGCCCCAGAGCTGCAGAAGGAGGAGCGCTACCCAGTGGACATGCACTGCATCTTCGCGGGGGCCCGTGGCCTCTTCCTGGAGCGGTTGCTGCGTGACACCAGTGCCGAGGTGGTCCTGCTGGAGCCAGGCCGCCTACGAGTGCAAGGCCGGGCCGAGGCGGTTGTCATGGCCCAGAGCCGTGTACAGCAGTTTGTGGCGCTCTTCCACGAGAAGCGCAGCCTGCCCGGTGAGCGCGAGCCGTCCATCAAGCGAGCCTTCAAGACCTTCGTGGAGGAGCGCACGGACAAGTACGCCATGGAGCTGCTGGTGCTGCCCAGCGCTCTGAAGGAGGAGCTGCTAGGGCTGGCGCAGAGCCCCACGCTCGCCTCCCCGGTCGGGGGAGGCCCGACGCTGGCGGCCACCGCAGAGCTGGAGCAGGACCGCTCCCAGGCCAGCACACCCATCACTGAGCTGTCCCATCACATCCAGGACACCAGCTTTGAGGACAGGGTCATGGGGCAAGAGGGGATGGCCGGGCAGCTGACCAACGGGAGGCCCACACACAAGCGGCGGTCGTCGGAGAGCGAGCAGCGCAACACGAAGCGGCAGTACTCGCtcgagaggagggaggaggagctgGGCGCGGAAAGGGAGACTGAGAGGCAAGGTCAGGGTCTGCGGCAGCGGGAGGCAAGCCAGACGCGTGCCAAAACGCCAGTGGCTAAAATGGGCGCCGCGGTGCTGCTGGACCCTTGCGAGAGCACACCGGACGAGACGGTGAGCCCCGAGACCAATCTGCGCTGTCTCGTCAACTTCTTCCGCACCATGGGCTACGAGCAGGACGTGGTGGAGCGCGTCGTCAGGGAGACGGGCCAGACGGAGGACACCTTTCTGCTGCTAGAGCGCATTGTGGAAGAGACCCAGCGTGACAAGACCCACCAGCAGGGGGTGGCCTCACGCACCTCGCGCACCCCTGACCCCTCCTCATCATCGtcgtcatcttcctcctcctcttcctcgtccacCATGTTGTCCTGCGTGTCCAGAGACAAGGACAAAATGCTAGTCAGACCCATGCCAGACATCAAGGCCAAAGAGAATATTCGGCCCACTGGTGGTAATCAGGGGGCGGCACTAAAGAAGAGTGGCGCCGCGGCGCAGAACGATGTGTACGAGGTCATCTGTATAGACGACGACAGTGAAGGAATGATGGAGACGACCCAAGGGCCTAAGGCCAGGACAATAGCCCGCTTCGACCTGTCCTCCGAGCCCAAGCTGGACTACCTCTCTCGGGGAGGCATGCAAACCATGGGGCCCATGCGGGTGGAGAGCGTGACCGCTCTGCGGAGCTCCTCGCAGTGCCCGCCCCTCGTGCCCGACACGCGGCCCAGCTGCTCCTACCAGACTATTGCTGGGCGAATGCCCCAGGTCCGTGCGGAGCCCTCTGCTTCCTCCAAATCTGCCCCCCTTACAGGGGTGTCTCGCTTCCAGCAGTCTCTGCGGACACCTTACCGATTGGTGCTGCAAGATGAACCAGGCCGCTCTGATCTTCGGCATGTGATCATAGATGGCAGTAACGTGGCCATGTC CCATGGCAACCACCGCATCTTCTCCTGTCGTGGCATAGCCATTGCCGTGGAGCACTTCTGGAGGAGAGGGCACCGAGAGATCACTGTCTTTGTCCCCCAGTGGAGGCAGAAAAGAGACCCCAACATCACAG aacaaCACTTCCTGAGCCAGCTAGAGGACCTGAGGCTTCTGTCCTTCACCCCCTCCCGAGAAGTGTGTGGACAGCGCATATCGTCCCACGATGACCG GTTCCTGCTCCATCTGGCAGAGAAGACGGACGGGGTCATCGTCACAAACGACAACCTGCGGGACTTTGTGAGCACCTCGGAGGCATGGCGGAGAATCATTCAGGACCG ACTCCTGCCTTTCACCTTTGTGGAGGACCACTTCATGATCCCAGATGACCCTTTAGGGAAACATGGTCCCCATGTGGATGTTTTCTTACGCAAAGACAGCAG GCCAGCCAGCCGTCCACAGCAGCGTTCAGATTTCTGTCCCACCCCCGCGGGTCATATGCAGCAGTCCAGCCCCCCTCAGCCTCGCCTCGCATCTCACTGGCCCCACTCGGGGGCCCCTGGCTGGAACCCGCCGCCCCGGTCCTCGCCCTCCACCTCGCCCCCTCCGCAGCGCTCGGCCTCGGAGACGTCGGAGCTCAAGAGGCAGCTGTACGACATCTTCCCCGACCAGAAGCCCAACATCGACCGCATCCTCAGCGACCACCCTTACATGCGCGACCTGAACGCGTTGTCCGGTCTCCTGCTGGGATGA
- the n4bp1 gene encoding NEDD4-binding protein 1 isoform X1 has translation MKRITELTCSEPPGNTVSPPANRQHQESLTVDEFTVPEEKQAELKCAKSRVEQVFRVDFTIIGLLDHTGAHGSQASRQIWLKLMGKRENVLKAKEYVKGLCAPELQKEERYPVDMHCIFAGARGLFLERLLRDTSAEVVLLEPGRLRVQGRAEAVVMAQSRVQQFVALFHEKRSLPGEREPSIKRAFKTFVEERTDKYAMELLVLPSALKEELLGLAQSPTLASPVGGGPTLAATAELEQDRSQASTPITELSHHIQDTSFEDRVMGQEGMAGQLTNGRPTHKRRSSESEQRNTKRQYSLERREEELGAERETERQGQGLRQREASQTRAKTPVAKMGAAVLLDPCESTPDETVSPETNLRCLVNFFRTMGYEQDVVERVVRETGQTEDTFLLLERIVEETQRDKTHQQGVASRTSRTPDPSSSSSSSSSSSSSSTMLSCVSRDKDKMLVRPMPDIKAKENIRPTGGNQGAALKKSGAAAQNDVYEVICIDDDSEGMMETTQGPKARTIARFDLSSEPKLDYLSRGGMQTMGPMRVESVTALRSSSQCPPLVPDTRPSCSYQTIAGRMPQVRAEPSASSKSAPLTGVSRFQQSLRTPYRLVLQDEPGRSDLRHVIIDGSNVAMSHGNHRIFSCRGIAIAVEHFWRRGHREITVFVPQWRQKRDPNITEQHFLSQLEDLRLLSFTPSREVCGQRISSHDDRFLLHLAEKTDGVIVTNDNLRDFVSTSEAWRRIIQDRLLPFTFVEDHFMIPDDPLGKHGPHVDVFLRKDSRTRPASRPQQRSDFCPTPAGHMQQSSPPQPRLASHWPHSGAPGWNPPPRSSPSTSPPPQRSASETSELKRQLYDIFPDQKPNIDRILSDHPYMRDLNALSGLLLG, from the exons ATGAAGCGAATCACCGAGCTAACTTGTTCAGAGCCTCCGGGAAACACAGTGTCTCCTCCCGCTAACAGGCAACACCAAGAGTCGTTGACTGTAGACGAGTTCACCGTACCCGAGGAAAAGCAGGCTGAACTAAAGTGCGCAAAGTCCAGAGTGGAGCAGGTTTTCCGTGTAGATTTTACCATTATAGGACTCCTTGATCATACAGGAGCTCACGGAAGTCAAGCATCGAGGCAAATTTGGTTGAAGCTaatgggaaagagagaaaatgttcTGAAGGCAAAG GAGTATGTGAAGGGTCTGTGTGCCCCAGAGCTGCAGAAGGAGGAGCGCTACCCAGTGGACATGCACTGCATCTTCGCGGGGGCCCGTGGCCTCTTCCTGGAGCGGTTGCTGCGTGACACCAGTGCCGAGGTGGTCCTGCTGGAGCCAGGCCGCCTACGAGTGCAAGGCCGGGCCGAGGCGGTTGTCATGGCCCAGAGCCGTGTACAGCAGTTTGTGGCGCTCTTCCACGAGAAGCGCAGCCTGCCCGGTGAGCGCGAGCCGTCCATCAAGCGAGCCTTCAAGACCTTCGTGGAGGAGCGCACGGACAAGTACGCCATGGAGCTGCTGGTGCTGCCCAGCGCTCTGAAGGAGGAGCTGCTAGGGCTGGCGCAGAGCCCCACGCTCGCCTCCCCGGTCGGGGGAGGCCCGACGCTGGCGGCCACCGCAGAGCTGGAGCAGGACCGCTCCCAGGCCAGCACACCCATCACTGAGCTGTCCCATCACATCCAGGACACCAGCTTTGAGGACAGGGTCATGGGGCAAGAGGGGATGGCCGGGCAGCTGACCAACGGGAGGCCCACACACAAGCGGCGGTCGTCGGAGAGCGAGCAGCGCAACACGAAGCGGCAGTACTCGCtcgagaggagggaggaggagctgGGCGCGGAAAGGGAGACTGAGAGGCAAGGTCAGGGTCTGCGGCAGCGGGAGGCAAGCCAGACGCGTGCCAAAACGCCAGTGGCTAAAATGGGCGCCGCGGTGCTGCTGGACCCTTGCGAGAGCACACCGGACGAGACGGTGAGCCCCGAGACCAATCTGCGCTGTCTCGTCAACTTCTTCCGCACCATGGGCTACGAGCAGGACGTGGTGGAGCGCGTCGTCAGGGAGACGGGCCAGACGGAGGACACCTTTCTGCTGCTAGAGCGCATTGTGGAAGAGACCCAGCGTGACAAGACCCACCAGCAGGGGGTGGCCTCACGCACCTCGCGCACCCCTGACCCCTCCTCATCATCGtcgtcatcttcctcctcctcttcctcgtccacCATGTTGTCCTGCGTGTCCAGAGACAAGGACAAAATGCTAGTCAGACCCATGCCAGACATCAAGGCCAAAGAGAATATTCGGCCCACTGGTGGTAATCAGGGGGCGGCACTAAAGAAGAGTGGCGCCGCGGCGCAGAACGATGTGTACGAGGTCATCTGTATAGACGACGACAGTGAAGGAATGATGGAGACGACCCAAGGGCCTAAGGCCAGGACAATAGCCCGCTTCGACCTGTCCTCCGAGCCCAAGCTGGACTACCTCTCTCGGGGAGGCATGCAAACCATGGGGCCCATGCGGGTGGAGAGCGTGACCGCTCTGCGGAGCTCCTCGCAGTGCCCGCCCCTCGTGCCCGACACGCGGCCCAGCTGCTCCTACCAGACTATTGCTGGGCGAATGCCCCAGGTCCGTGCGGAGCCCTCTGCTTCCTCCAAATCTGCCCCCCTTACAGGGGTGTCTCGCTTCCAGCAGTCTCTGCGGACACCTTACCGATTGGTGCTGCAAGATGAACCAGGCCGCTCTGATCTTCGGCATGTGATCATAGATGGCAGTAACGTGGCCATGTC CCATGGCAACCACCGCATCTTCTCCTGTCGTGGCATAGCCATTGCCGTGGAGCACTTCTGGAGGAGAGGGCACCGAGAGATCACTGTCTTTGTCCCCCAGTGGAGGCAGAAAAGAGACCCCAACATCACAG aacaaCACTTCCTGAGCCAGCTAGAGGACCTGAGGCTTCTGTCCTTCACCCCCTCCCGAGAAGTGTGTGGACAGCGCATATCGTCCCACGATGACCG GTTCCTGCTCCATCTGGCAGAGAAGACGGACGGGGTCATCGTCACAAACGACAACCTGCGGGACTTTGTGAGCACCTCGGAGGCATGGCGGAGAATCATTCAGGACCG ACTCCTGCCTTTCACCTTTGTGGAGGACCACTTCATGATCCCAGATGACCCTTTAGGGAAACATGGTCCCCATGTGGATGTTTTCTTACGCAAAGACAGCAG AACCAGGCCAGCCAGCCGTCCACAGCAGCGTTCAGATTTCTGTCCCACCCCCGCGGGTCATATGCAGCAGTCCAGCCCCCCTCAGCCTCGCCTCGCATCTCACTGGCCCCACTCGGGGGCCCCTGGCTGGAACCCGCCGCCCCGGTCCTCGCCCTCCACCTCGCCCCCTCCGCAGCGCTCGGCCTCGGAGACGTCGGAGCTCAAGAGGCAGCTGTACGACATCTTCCCCGACCAGAAGCCCAACATCGACCGCATCCTCAGCGACCACCCTTACATGCGCGACCTGAACGCGTTGTCCGGTCTCCTGCTGGGATGA